From Corvus cornix cornix isolate S_Up_H32 chromosome 17, ASM73873v5, whole genome shotgun sequence, the proteins below share one genomic window:
- the STKLD1 gene encoding serine/threonine kinase-like domain-containing protein STKLD1: protein MEKYEVLEQLQPGALGTMLAARLKTDEGVQKKYAIKQVECIDQHQANVALKEAMDLLKLRHSHICTYKELFVTWNNEVSSPFLCLVMQHSGQGDLSALIEEKRQKSEKITDMVVQKFLGQMVDALFYIHKQNIWHRNLKPSNILVTGGASFMLSDFSTETLMKDELKWRIRVEKDSKSWMAPETFGFSFTEKSDIWSLGCVLLDMMSCLVLNAEEITSLLQDIRGDSSCLEGVLTLMQDGESSYLPFFPILLMMLQIEPGMRPTARDLVTVPFIGKCLAFAGDTSIKLKKSVSPIVTDVLFQGGVESVLDFMQASWDIEEVQARGIQHLASFVKDKSAFPCLLKCTEVITGAMKTHIDSLDLQVEGCTLLLEILSQALEHGVMMALDECVASCLLDTVRKHSENEEFLSSLCTLLMMVSASEVAAENLRKVGIIPDLLSILRRFLHNDQICFSCCAVLWSLAVSGNSENNGDQAVLESAVPVTSAVLQKHLQNGVVAESACSALWALSLQDCVTESDCEPTAALLLDALRMNPERAVLVKNGCLALASLVRLSETAALAILLDSKGSGIELIKDEYHLHFDEPGVAEALCLLISEMVQYDEVMLDMKSQKMEKLLSEIKLQFPFSTEILTLVDATLSKLRKEKCFV, encoded by the exons ATGGAGAAATatgag gtgctggagcagctccagcccggGGCACTGGGCACGATGCTGGCAGCTCGGCTGAAAACAGATGAGGGTGTCCAGAAGAAATATGCAATAAAGCAG GTTGAATGCATTGACCAACACCAAGCAAATGTGGCCTTGAAGGAG GCAATGGATTTGCTAAAACTCCGCCATTCACACATCTGTACTTACAAGGAATTGTTTGTGACTTGGAATAACGAG GTCTCATCTCCGTTCCTCTGCCTGGTAATGCAGCACTCAGGGCAAGGAGATCTTTCAGCTCTAATCGAGGAAAAGAGGCAGAAGTCAGAAAAGATAACAGACATG GTGGTTCAGAAGTTCCTGGGACAGATGGTGGATGCTTTGTTTTACAtacacaaacaaaatatttggcACAG AAATCTCAAGCCATCAAACATCCTTGTGACTGGTGGAGCATCCTTCATGCTTAGTGACTTCAGTACTGAAACACTTATGAAAGATGAGCTGAAGTGGAGAATAAGAGTGGAAAAAG ACAGCAAGTCTTGGATGGCTCCAGAAacatttgggttttcttttactGAGAAATCTGACATCTGGTCTCTGGGCTGTGTCCTCCTTGATATGATGAGCTGCCTTGTTCTGAAT GCAGAAGAGATAACTTCCTTACTGCAGGATATCagaggggacagcagctgccttgAGGGAGTCCTGACACTGATGCAGGATGGAGAAAGCAGCTATTTGCCTTTCTTTCCAATTTTACTGATGATGCTACAGATTGAGCCCGGCATGAGACCCACAGCAAG GGATCTGGTCACTGTTCCATTTATTGGGAAATGCCTGGCTTTTGCTGGTGACACCTCAATAAAACTGAAGAAGTCTGTGTCTCCCATAGTAACAGATGTGCTCTTTCAGGGAGGAGTTGAAAGTGTTCTAG ACTTCATGCAGGCTTCCTGGGATATTGAAGAAGTCCAGGCTAGAGGCATTCAGCACCTTGCCAGCTTTGTAAAGGATAAAAGTG caTTCCCCTGTCTGCTAAAATGCACAGAAGTGATCACTGGTGCCATGAAGACTCACATAGATTCTCTGGACTTACAAGTAGAAGGCTGCACTTTACTGCTTGAAATTCTTAGTCAAG CTCTGGAACACGGGGTGATGATGGCCCTGGATGAGTGCGTGGCCAGCTGCCTGTTAGACACAGTGAGAAAACACTCTGAGAATGAAGAGTTCCTGTCATCACTCTGCACATTATTGATGATGGTTTCAGCCAGTG aAGTAGCTGCGGAGAATCTCAGGAAAGTTGGAATCATTCCAGACCTTCTGTCAATTTTAAGACGTTTTCTTCATAATGACCAGATCTGCTTCTCTTGCTGTGCCGTTCTCTGGAGCTTGGCTGTGAGTG GTAATTCAGAGAATAATGGAGACCAAGCAGTGCTGGAAAGTGCTGTCCCCGTCACCTCTGCAGTCCTTCAGAAACACCTCCAGAACGGAGTCGTTGCAGAGTCTGCCTGCTCGGCTCTGTGGGCACTGTCACTCCAAG actgTGTAACAGAGAGTGACTGTGAacccacagcagcacttctgttGGATGCACTCAGGATGAACCCAGAAAGAGCAGTGCTGGTGAAGAATGGCTGCCTGGCATTAGCCAGCCTTGTGAGGCTGTCAG aaactgcagctttGGCAATTCTCCTGGACTCAAAAGGCAGTGGAATAGAGCTGATCAAAGATGAATATCATCTTCACTTCGATGAGCCAGGGGTGGCAGAAGCTCTGTGCCTGCTGATCAGCGAGATGGTTCAGTATG ACGAGGTTATGCTGGATATGAAGTCccagaaaatggaaaagctgctgtctgAAATAAAACTCCAGTTTCCATTTAGCACG GAGATTCTGACCCTGGTGGATGCCACACTCTCAaaactgaggaaggaaaaatgctttgtCTGA
- the SURF4 gene encoding surfeit locus protein 4 isoform X1, whose protein sequence is MGHNDIMNTAEDFADQFLRVTKQYLPHVARLCLISTFLEDGIRMWFQWSEQRDYIDGTWNCGYFLASIFVFLNLFGQLSGCILVLSRNFVQYACFGLFGIIALQTIAYSILWDLKFLMRNLALGGGLLLLLAESRSEGKSMFAGVPTMRESSPKQYMQLGGRVLLVLMFMTLLHFDMNFFSILQNIVGTALIILVAIGFKTKLAALTLVIWLFGINIYFNAFWTIPVYKPMHDFLKYDFFQTMSVIGGLLLVVALGPGGVSMDEKKKEW, encoded by the exons ATGGGCCACAACGACATTATGAACACCGCCGAGGACTTCGCCGACCAG TTCCTGAGGGTGACGAAGCAGTACCTGCCCCACGTGGCCCGGCTGTGCCTGATCAGCACCTTCCTGGAGGATGGCATCCGCATGTGGTTCCAGTGGAGTGAACAGAGGGACTACATCGATGGCACGTGGAACTGTGGCTACTTCCTGGCCTCTATCTTTGTGTTCCTAAACCTCTTCGGGCAGCTGA GTGGCTGTATCCTGGTGCTGAGTAGGAACTTTGTGCAATATGCCTGCTTTGGACTGTTTGGAATTATAGCATTACAG ACTATTGCATACAGCATTCTGTGGGACCTGAAGTTCTTGATGAG GAATCTTGCCCTTGGGGGAggcttgctgctgcttctggccGAGTCCCGCTCGGAGGGGAAGAGCATGTTTGCTGGTGTCCCCACCATGAGGGAGAGCTCCCCAAAGCAGTACATGCAGCTTGGGGGGCGTGTGCTGCTCGTCCTCATGTTCATGACCCTGCTACACTTTGATATGAACTTCTTTTCT ATTCTGCAGAACATTGTGGGCACAGCCCTGATTATCTTGGTGGCAATCGGCTTCAAGACTAAGCTGGCTGCCTTGACTCTGGTCATCTGGCTgtttggcatcaacatctacTTCAATGCCTTCTGGACCATCCCAGTCTACAAGCCCATGCACGACTTCCTCAAATACGATTTCTTCCAGACCATGTCTGTCATTGGAGGGCTCCTCCTCGTGGTTGCACTGGGTCCCGGCGGAGTCTCCAtggatgagaagaaaaaagagtggTAA
- the SURF4 gene encoding surfeit locus protein 4 isoform X2: protein MCDNRNILSFLRVTKQYLPHVARLCLISTFLEDGIRMWFQWSEQRDYIDGTWNCGYFLASIFVFLNLFGQLSGCILVLSRNFVQYACFGLFGIIALQTIAYSILWDLKFLMRNLALGGGLLLLLAESRSEGKSMFAGVPTMRESSPKQYMQLGGRVLLVLMFMTLLHFDMNFFSILQNIVGTALIILVAIGFKTKLAALTLVIWLFGINIYFNAFWTIPVYKPMHDFLKYDFFQTMSVIGGLLLVVALGPGGVSMDEKKKEW from the exons ATGTGTGACAACAGGAATATTTTGAGT TTCCTGAGGGTGACGAAGCAGTACCTGCCCCACGTGGCCCGGCTGTGCCTGATCAGCACCTTCCTGGAGGATGGCATCCGCATGTGGTTCCAGTGGAGTGAACAGAGGGACTACATCGATGGCACGTGGAACTGTGGCTACTTCCTGGCCTCTATCTTTGTGTTCCTAAACCTCTTCGGGCAGCTGA GTGGCTGTATCCTGGTGCTGAGTAGGAACTTTGTGCAATATGCCTGCTTTGGACTGTTTGGAATTATAGCATTACAG ACTATTGCATACAGCATTCTGTGGGACCTGAAGTTCTTGATGAG GAATCTTGCCCTTGGGGGAggcttgctgctgcttctggccGAGTCCCGCTCGGAGGGGAAGAGCATGTTTGCTGGTGTCCCCACCATGAGGGAGAGCTCCCCAAAGCAGTACATGCAGCTTGGGGGGCGTGTGCTGCTCGTCCTCATGTTCATGACCCTGCTACACTTTGATATGAACTTCTTTTCT ATTCTGCAGAACATTGTGGGCACAGCCCTGATTATCTTGGTGGCAATCGGCTTCAAGACTAAGCTGGCTGCCTTGACTCTGGTCATCTGGCTgtttggcatcaacatctacTTCAATGCCTTCTGGACCATCCCAGTCTACAAGCCCATGCACGACTTCCTCAAATACGATTTCTTCCAGACCATGTCTGTCATTGGAGGGCTCCTCCTCGTGGTTGCACTGGGTCCCGGCGGAGTCTCCAtggatgagaagaaaaaagagtggTAA